Proteins encoded by one window of Arachis ipaensis cultivar K30076 chromosome B04, Araip1.1, whole genome shotgun sequence:
- the LOC107637210 gene encoding uncharacterized protein LOC107637210, with protein MMLLGTQLFTDKSDNRIHIRWLPYVARLEDMDGYSWESAALSWGLGGVGKLSMVKELRKKQKLNMLGLVESKMQAVTKFDVARIWGSDAVRWEFVGSEGTSGGLLLMWDDLLFRMNNCYKGERWLCVEGILLKNEFCCAFCLVYGAHNRIEKLAVWEELSFIAGLCQVPICYMGDFNEVLQVEERKGQDRLTASAEDFKSWVQDMQLVDLPLTDRKYTWFRGRSCSRIDRVLVSVEWTEEFPEIRLKGGPRGLSDHCPIIVQNTRYRGGSRPFRSLDCWFTHEGFLRMVREEWRNLGIRTNLGTSIRKFSNSRRRSGR; from the exons ATGATGCTGTTAGGAACTCAGCTATTTACTGATAAGTCCGACAACCGCATTCACATTAGGTGGCTCCCATACGTGGCTAGACTTGAGGACATGGATGGGTACAGTTGGGAATCAGCTGCTCTCTCATG ggggttagGAGGGGTTGGGAAGCTGAGTATGGTTAAAGAGCTAAGAAAGAAACAGAAACTGAATATGTTAGGTTTGGTTGAGTCTAAAATGCAAGCTGTGACTAAGTTTGATGTAGCACGAATTTGGGGGAGCGATGCTGTGCGGTGGGAGTTTGTAGGATCGGAAGGCACGTCTGGGGGTCTCCTGTTAATGTGGGATGACTTGCTGTTCAGAATGAATAACTGTTACAAAGGAGAGAGATGGTTATGTGTTGAAGGAATACttttgaaaaatgaattttgttgtgcttTCTGTTTGGTATATGGTGCTCATAATAGAATAGAAAAACTTGCTGTGTGGGAGGAACTGAGCTTTATAGCGGGCTTATGTCAAGTTCCGATATGCTATATGGGTGACTTTAATGAGGTTCTACAGGTTGAAGAGAGGAAAGGTCAGGACAGATTAACTGCGTCAGCAGAAGATTTTAAGAGTTGGGTCCAAGATATGCAGTTAGTGGACTTACCTTTGACTGATCGCAAATATACATGGTTTAGAGGCCGCTCTTGCAGTCGTATCGATAGAGTTTTAGTCAGTGTTGAATGGACGGAGGAGTTCCCAGAGATTCGGTTAAAAGGGGGTCCAAGAGGCCTATCAGATCACTGTCCAATTATAGTTCAGAATACCAGGTACAGAGGTGGTTCGCGTCCCTTTCGAAGCTTAGATTGTTGGTTTACACATGAAGGCTTCCTAAGAATGGTTAGGGAGGAATGGAGGAATCTTGGTATAAGGACAAATTTGGGGACATCGATAAGAAAATTCAGCAACTCGAGGAGGAGATCAGGAAGATAG